The sequence below is a genomic window from Spiroplasma gladiatoris.
AAGCTCAAATTTTTTTTAAAATATCTTTTTTTGTCCGTTTTCCTTTACCGTTATTATTCAAATACTTCGAATAATCTTGCTTATACAAAATTTACACCCCTTTCTATTAGTTTAATTTATTTAATAAATTGTTAAGTTCATCAAAATTAAAAGCATAGTTTTTTGCCAAAAACTGGTTTCTTGCCATAATAACTATTTGATATTGTTTTATTTTTAAAGTTGGTAGCAATTCAAATATCATTAATCTGATTTGTCTTTTTACTTTATTTCTAACAACTGCATTTCCAATTCTTTTACCAACAGAGATTCCGTACTTAAAGTTTTTTTGACTATCTTTATTAAAATACACTATAAAACTTCTGCCTTTTA
It includes:
- the rnpA gene encoding ribonuclease P protein component, with product MKNENIVKKNHHFQKIIGKKNFLKGRSFIVYFNKDSQKNFKYGISVGKRIGNAVVRNKVKRQIRLMIFELLPTLKIKQYQIVIMARNQFLAKNYAFNFDELNNLLNKLN